The Astyanax mexicanus isolate ESR-SI-001 chromosome 12, AstMex3_surface, whole genome shotgun sequence genome window below encodes:
- the rab35b gene encoding ras-related protein Rab-35b, with product MARDYDYLFKLLIIGDSGVGKSSLLLRFADNTFSGSYITTIGVDFKIRTVEINGEKVKLQIWDTAGQERFRTITSTYYRGTHGVIVVYDVTSAESFVNVKRWLHEINQNCDDVCRILVGNKNDDPNSKVVETNDAQKFAEQMGIRLFETSAKENINVEEMFNCITELVLRAKKESVAKQQQQQQNDVVKLSKNSKRKKKCC from the exons ATGGCCAGGGACTACGATTACCTCTTTAAGCTGCTGATCATCGGGGACAGCG gtgtgggaaagAGCAGTCTTCTTCTGCGTTTTGCAGACAACACATTTTCAG GTAGCTATATTACCACTATAGGAGTCGACTTCAAGATTCGAACAGTAGAGATTAATGGAGAGAAGGTGAAGCTACAGATCTGGGATACAGCGGGGCAGGAGCGCTTCAGAACCATCACCTCCAC GTATTACAGAGGAACGCACGGGGTTATAGTAGTATACGACGTCACCAGTGCCGAATCTTTCGTCAACGTCAAACGATGGCTGCATGAAATTAATCAGAACTGTGACGACGTATGTCGAATATTAG TGGGTAATAAGAACGACGATCCCAATTCGAAGGTGGTGGAGACGAACGACGCTCAGAAGTTTGCAGAGCAGATGGGAATCCGCCTGTTCGAGACGAGTGCGAAAGAGAACATTAACGTGGAGGAG ATGTTTAACTGCATTACAGAGCTGGTCTTGAGGGCGAAGAAAGAATCTGTggccaaacagcagcagcagcaacagaacGACGTGGTGAAGCTCAGCAAGAACAGCAAACGCAAGAAGAAGTGCTGCTAG